In Acipenser ruthenus chromosome 6, fAciRut3.2 maternal haplotype, whole genome shotgun sequence, the following proteins share a genomic window:
- the LOC117410495 gene encoding E3 ubiquitin-protein ligase RNF146-B-like isoform X2 encodes MAGCGEVDHTVNMLPANRKVNEACSNSTPSLTVPECAICLQTCVHPVRLPCRHIFCYLCVKGASWQSKRCALCRQEIPEDFLDKPTLLSPEELKAAGRGNGENAWYYEGRNGWWQYDERTSRELEDAFSKGKKTTEMLIAGFLYVADLENMVQYRRNEHGRRRKIKRDIVDIPKKGVAGLRLDTDSNPVTVARENSADGADTTAVQGATATSTLVATSARPPTSLGGQLTSPSPSPDASSSLENSFVQLQIGNQSVTDRGEGEEVDDDVALSHGSSAPNTSVDESESETSSEVEEEEEEVDEVTGDQAQYALHTRQRLLHHDRPSPRGEPGSSSVRSRRPDGQCTVTEV; translated from the coding sequence ATGGCTGGCTGTGGTGAAGTCGACCATACAGTAAACATGCTTCCTGCTAATCGGAAGGTAAATGAGGCCTGTTCAAACTCAACGCCTTCTCTGACAGTCCCAGAATGTGCCATATGCTTACAAACATGTGTTCACCCCGTCAGACTGCCTTGTAGACACATCTTCTGCTATCTTTGTGTGAAAGGAGCTTCGTGGCAAAGCAAACGGTGTGCCCTGTGTCGACAAGAAATCCCAGAAGACTTTCTTGACAAGCCCACGCTGCTGTCCCCTGAGGAACTGAAAGCAGCAGGCAGAGGCAATGGAGAGAACGCATGGTACTACGAAGGCAGGAATGGCTGGTGGCAGTATGATGAGCGCACTAGTAGAGAGCTGGAAGATGCTTTTTCAAAGGGTAAAAAGACTACAGAAATGCTCATTGCAGGATTTCTGTATGTGGCAGACCTGGAGAACATGGTTCAGTACAGAAGAAACGAGCATGGTCGGCGGAGGAAAATTAAACGAGACATTGTAGATATTCCCAAGAAAGGTGTAGCCGGACTTCGGTTGGACACGGACTCCAACCCTGTAACAGTGGCTCGTGAAAATTCAGCAGATGGGGCAGATACTACAGCAGTACAGGGGGCTACAGCTACATCGACTCTGGTTGCCACTTCTGCAAGACCACCAACCTCTCTAGGTGGCCAGCTGACGAGTCCTTCACCTTCCCCTGATGCCAGTAGCAGCTTGGAAAACTCTTTTGTCCAATTACAGATCGGTAATCAAAGTGTGACcgacagaggagagggagaggaggtaGATGATGATGTAGCTCTGTCTCATGGATCTTCTGCTCCAAACACATCTGTTGATGAGTCAGAGTCTGAAACTAGCAGTGAGgtagaagaggaagaggaggaggtagATGAAGTGACTGGTGATCAGGCTCAATATGCTTTGCATACTAGACAAAGACTGCTCCATCATGATAGACCATCTCCTAGGGGTGAGCCTGGTAGCAGCAGTGTAAGATCTAGGAGGCCTGATGGACAGTGCACTGTAACTGAAGTTTAA
- the LOC117410495 gene encoding E3 ubiquitin-protein ligase RNF146-B-like isoform X1: MRKVPVVAVFVKEQKKRMAGCGEVDHTVNMLPANRKVNEACSNSTPSLTVPECAICLQTCVHPVRLPCRHIFCYLCVKGASWQSKRCALCRQEIPEDFLDKPTLLSPEELKAAGRGNGENAWYYEGRNGWWQYDERTSRELEDAFSKGKKTTEMLIAGFLYVADLENMVQYRRNEHGRRRKIKRDIVDIPKKGVAGLRLDTDSNPVTVARENSADGADTTAVQGATATSTLVATSARPPTSLGGQLTSPSPSPDASSSLENSFVQLQIGNQSVTDRGEGEEVDDDVALSHGSSAPNTSVDESESETSSEVEEEEEEVDEVTGDQAQYALHTRQRLLHHDRPSPRGEPGSSSVRSRRPDGQCTVTEV; the protein is encoded by the exons ATGCGTAAAGTTCCCGTCGTTGCTGTTTTTGTGAAGGAGCAGAAAAAGAG GATGGCTGGCTGTGGTGAAGTCGACCATACAGTAAACATGCTTCCTGCTAATCGGAAGGTAAATGAGGCCTGTTCAAACTCAACGCCTTCTCTGACAGTCCCAGAATGTGCCATATGCTTACAAACATGTGTTCACCCCGTCAGACTGCCTTGTAGACACATCTTCTGCTATCTTTGTGTGAAAGGAGCTTCGTGGCAAAGCAAACGGTGTGCCCTGTGTCGACAAGAAATCCCAGAAGACTTTCTTGACAAGCCCACGCTGCTGTCCCCTGAGGAACTGAAAGCAGCAGGCAGAGGCAATGGAGAGAACGCATGGTACTACGAAGGCAGGAATGGCTGGTGGCAGTATGATGAGCGCACTAGTAGAGAGCTGGAAGATGCTTTTTCAAAGGGTAAAAAGACTACAGAAATGCTCATTGCAGGATTTCTGTATGTGGCAGACCTGGAGAACATGGTTCAGTACAGAAGAAACGAGCATGGTCGGCGGAGGAAAATTAAACGAGACATTGTAGATATTCCCAAGAAAGGTGTAGCCGGACTTCGGTTGGACACGGACTCCAACCCTGTAACAGTGGCTCGTGAAAATTCAGCAGATGGGGCAGATACTACAGCAGTACAGGGGGCTACAGCTACATCGACTCTGGTTGCCACTTCTGCAAGACCACCAACCTCTCTAGGTGGCCAGCTGACGAGTCCTTCACCTTCCCCTGATGCCAGTAGCAGCTTGGAAAACTCTTTTGTCCAATTACAGATCGGTAATCAAAGTGTGACcgacagaggagagggagaggaggtaGATGATGATGTAGCTCTGTCTCATGGATCTTCTGCTCCAAACACATCTGTTGATGAGTCAGAGTCTGAAACTAGCAGTGAGgtagaagaggaagaggaggaggtagATGAAGTGACTGGTGATCAGGCTCAATATGCTTTGCATACTAGACAAAGACTGCTCCATCATGATAGACCATCTCCTAGGGGTGAGCCTGGTAGCAGCAGTGTAAGATCTAGGAGGCCTGATGGACAGTGCACTGTAACTGAAGTTTAA
- the LOC117410496 gene encoding R-spondin-3-like, with protein sequence MQLQLISLVLIFLHSMEYIDTQQASRIRRHRKLHPGVSHGCQGGCATCSDYNGCLSCKPRLFFFLERDRMRQTGVCLSSCPSGYYGTRSPDINKCTKCKADCDACFNRNFCTKCKAGFYLHMGKCLDVCPDGFEPIGQHMECTAIVHCEVGEWSQWSPCSKRGKTCGFKRGEESRTRETLRIPSASGDTCPATKEKRKCVVQRRQCRKGERKGGGERKRRPNKENKEENRESRQEERDTDNREESENKNKTEHRRRKAQNKQRISTAGSTV encoded by the exons ATGCAATTACAACTGATATCTTTGGTTTTAATCTTTTTACACTCTATGGAATACATTGACACCCAGCAAGCCTCCAGAATCAGGCGACATAGAAAAT TACATCCTGGAGTTAGTCATGGTTGTCAAGGGGGATGTGCGACATGTTCCGATTACAATGGATGCTTGTCATGTAAACCAAGGCTCTTTTTCTTCTTGGAGAGGGACAGGATGAGGCAGACCGGGGTGTGCCTATCCTCCTGCCCGAGTGGTTACTACGGGACCAGATCACCAGACATTAACAAATGCACAA AGTGTAAAGCAGACTGTGACGCCTGCTTCAACAGAAACTTCTGTACAAAATGTAAAGCTGGATTTTATTTACATATGGGGAAGTGTCTGGATGTTTGTCCTGATGGGTTTGAGCCCATCGGACAGCACATGGAGTGTACAGCTATTG TGCACTGCGAGGTGGGTGAGTGGAGTCAATGGAGTCCCTGCTCAAAGAGAGGGAAAACCTGTGGCTTCAAAAGAGGCGAGGAGTCGAGGACTCGAGAGACACTGCGCATCCCCTCTGCAAGCGGAGACACTTGTCCAGCCACAAAAGAGAAGAGGAAATGTGTTGTGCAGAGGAGACAATGTCGCAAAGGAG AAAGGAAAGGGGGAGGTGAGAGAAAGAGAAGGCCGAATAAAGAGAACAAAGAGGAGAACCGAGAGAGCAGGCAAGAAGAAAGGGACACTGACAACAGAGAGGAATCAGAGAACAAAAACAAGACTGAACACAGGCGACGAAAAGCACAGAACAAAcaacgcatctctacagctgggAGCACAGTATAA